The Metabacillus schmidteae genome has a segment encoding these proteins:
- the sdaAA gene encoding L-serine ammonia-lyase, iron-sulfur-dependent, subunit alpha, giving the protein MFRNVEELVLQAESKGVKISEIMIEQECQVSERTRKDVLAQMERNLVVMEQAVEKGLKGVKSHSGLTGGDAVLLQNYLQKGNFLSGSTILDAVSKAVATNEVNAAMGTICATPTAGSAGVVPGTLFAVKEKLNPSRKEMIEFLFTSGAFGFVIANNASISGAAGGCQAEVGSASGMAAAAIVEMAGGTPRQAANAMAITLKNMLGLVCDPVAGLVEVPCVKRNAMGAANAMIAADMALAGITSRIPCDEVIEAMFKIGQTMPTALKETAQGGLAATPTGQQLQARIFGETQK; this is encoded by the coding sequence ATGTTCCGAAATGTTGAGGAGCTAGTATTACAAGCAGAAAGCAAAGGGGTAAAAATTTCTGAAATCATGATAGAGCAAGAGTGTCAAGTTTCAGAAAGAACACGGAAAGATGTTTTAGCACAAATGGAAAGAAATCTTGTTGTAATGGAGCAAGCTGTTGAAAAAGGCCTAAAGGGAGTAAAATCACACTCGGGGTTAACGGGTGGTGATGCTGTTTTATTGCAAAACTATCTACAAAAAGGCAATTTTCTTTCAGGGTCTACTATTTTGGATGCGGTTAGTAAAGCAGTTGCAACAAATGAGGTAAATGCTGCGATGGGAACAATATGTGCAACACCAACGGCTGGTTCTGCCGGGGTTGTCCCTGGCACACTTTTTGCTGTTAAAGAAAAATTAAACCCTTCCCGCAAAGAAATGATTGAATTCCTTTTTACTTCAGGTGCATTTGGGTTTGTTATTGCAAATAATGCCTCAATTTCAGGTGCTGCTGGTGGATGTCAGGCTGAAGTTGGTTCCGCATCAGGAATGGCAGCAGCTGCTATTGTTGAAATGGCCGGTGGTACTCCTCGCCAGGCAGCGAATGCAATGGCGATAACATTAAAAAATATGCTTGGATTAGTTTGTGATCCTGTTGCGGGATTAGTAGAAGTCCCATGTGTGAAACGAAATGCCATGGGAGCGGCAAATGCTATGATTGCAGCAGATATGGCTTTAGCTGGCATTACAAGCAGAATTCCATGTGATGAAGTAATTGAGGCAATGTTTAAAATAGGTCAAACTATGCCCACTGCGTTAAAAGAAACTGCACAAGGAGGGTTAGCTGCGACTCCAACAGGTCAACAGC
- a CDS encoding DAK2 domain-containing protein, protein MSNTTLDGKQFAEMILQGADHLANNAKLVDALNVFPVPDGDTGTNMNLSMTSGAKEVRNNQTDHIGKVGNALSKGLLMGARGNSGVILSQLFRGFSKSVEQKSTINAMEFAAALQAGVDTAYKAVMKPVEGTILTVAKDAAKAAVRIAETETCITKVMETTLKEAEASLKRTPELLPVLKEVGVVDSGGQGLVFVYEGFLAVLKGEKLTTTYVTTPSMDELVNAEHHKSVQGHINTEDIEFGYCTEFMVRFEADKTPFHEETFRNDLSQFGDSLLVIADDELAKVHIHAEYPGDVLSYGQKYGNLINMKIENMRQQHTDIVGTTHYTPTTSSDETKEKNKYGIVTVSMGKGIAELFRSIGANEVIEGGQTMNPSTEDIVKAIKDVNAENIIILPNNSNIVMAAQQAASVVEENVIVIPSKTVPQGMAALLAFNPTAEAKEVEQLMNETLQHVKSGQITYAVRDTNIDGLDISKGDFMGISNGKIVITDQEQLTASIKLLTEMIADDDEIVTIIQGEDATDEDTEQLLQFVEETFKDVEVEVHKGDQPLYSYIFSVE, encoded by the coding sequence GTGTCTAATACAACCTTAGATGGTAAGCAGTTTGCAGAGATGATTTTGCAAGGTGCGGACCACTTAGCAAATAATGCAAAATTAGTCGATGCGCTCAATGTGTTTCCAGTTCCAGATGGAGATACCGGTACAAACATGAATCTATCAATGACATCAGGCGCAAAAGAAGTAAGAAACAATCAGACTGATCACATCGGGAAAGTCGGGAATGCGCTTTCAAAAGGGTTATTAATGGGTGCTCGTGGAAACTCTGGTGTGATTCTGTCACAATTGTTTAGAGGATTTTCAAAATCCGTAGAACAAAAATCAACAATTAATGCAATGGAGTTTGCAGCTGCCCTGCAAGCTGGTGTAGATACTGCCTACAAAGCGGTGATGAAACCGGTTGAAGGGACAATTTTAACTGTGGCGAAAGATGCTGCTAAAGCTGCAGTTCGTATTGCCGAGACTGAGACATGTATCACAAAAGTTATGGAGACCACTTTGAAGGAAGCGGAAGCATCCTTAAAACGCACACCAGAGCTATTACCAGTTTTAAAAGAAGTGGGTGTAGTGGATAGCGGCGGTCAAGGGTTAGTATTTGTGTATGAGGGCTTTTTAGCCGTTTTAAAGGGTGAAAAGCTGACAACTACATATGTAACCACACCATCTATGGATGAGCTTGTGAATGCTGAGCACCATAAGAGTGTGCAGGGACATATAAATACAGAAGATATTGAATTTGGATATTGTACTGAATTTATGGTTCGCTTTGAAGCTGATAAAACACCATTCCATGAGGAAACGTTTAGAAATGATTTAAGTCAATTCGGTGATTCACTATTAGTGATTGCAGATGATGAATTGGCAAAAGTACATATACATGCTGAATATCCTGGTGATGTTTTATCATATGGGCAAAAATATGGAAATCTCATCAACATGAAAATTGAAAATATGAGACAGCAACATACGGATATTGTTGGGACCACACATTACACTCCAACTACAAGCTCAGATGAAACGAAAGAAAAAAATAAATATGGCATTGTCACTGTTTCAATGGGTAAAGGTATTGCCGAACTTTTTAGAAGTATTGGGGCAAATGAGGTTATTGAAGGTGGACAGACAATGAATCCAAGCACAGAGGATATTGTCAAGGCGATTAAGGACGTAAATGCTGAAAATATCATCATATTACCAAATAACTCAAATATTGTTATGGCTGCTCAACAAGCAGCATCAGTAGTTGAAGAGAATGTTATCGTAATTCCTTCAAAGACTGTACCACAAGGGATGGCAGCTTTACTGGCATTTAATCCAACAGCAGAAGCAAAAGAAGTTGAACAATTGATGAATGAAACCCTTCAACATGTAAAGAGCGGTCAAATCACTTATGCTGTACGTGATACAAATATAGATGGACTCGACATTTCAAAAGGCGATTTTATGGGGATATCAAACGGTAAAATTGTCATAACAGATCAAGAGCAACTAACTGCTTCTATCAAACTTCTCACTGAGATGATTGCAGATGATGATGAAATTGTCACAATTATACAAGGGGAAGATGCAACTGACGAAGATACAGAACAGCTTTTACAATTTGTTGAAGAAACGTTTAAGGACGTTGAAGTTGAAGTACACAAAGGTGATCAACCTTTATATTCTTATATATTCTCAGTTGAATAA
- the sdaAB gene encoding L-serine ammonia-lyase, iron-sulfur-dependent subunit beta yields MKYRSVFDIIGPIMIGPSSSHTAGAARIGRVARTLFGREPKWIIVSFYNSFASTYKGHGTDIAIIGGLLDFEPSDERIKSSLDIAKEKEIKVTFIEEDAIAEHPNTARIIIGDDYGQFELVGISIGGGKIEITELNGFVLKLSGNHPAILVVHQDRYGVIAAVANVLAKHEINIGHMDVSRKDIGQMALMTIETDQNVHKNVLEELKALPNIFQVTRIDDEI; encoded by the coding sequence ATGAAATACAGAAGTGTTTTTGATATTATTGGCCCGATAATGATCGGCCCGTCAAGTTCACATACTGCAGGTGCAGCAAGAATTGGTCGTGTTGCAAGAACTTTATTTGGTCGTGAACCCAAATGGATCATTGTCTCCTTTTATAATTCATTTGCAAGCACCTATAAGGGTCATGGAACAGATATAGCCATTATTGGAGGATTATTAGATTTTGAACCATCTGATGAACGTATAAAATCATCGCTGGATATTGCAAAAGAAAAAGAGATAAAAGTAACATTTATTGAAGAAGACGCAATTGCTGAACATCCCAATACTGCCCGTATCATAATTGGTGATGACTATGGACAATTTGAATTAGTCGGCATTTCAATCGGTGGTGGAAAAATCGAAATCACAGAATTAAACGGGTTTGTATTAAAACTTTCAGGAAATCACCCGGCAATCCTGGTTGTTCATCAAGATCGATATGGGGTAATTGCCGCAGTTGCCAATGTATTAGCAAAACATGAAATTAATATTGGACATATGGATGTATCTAGAAAAGATATAGGTCAAATGGCATTAATGACAATTGAAACAGATCAAAATGTTCACAAAAATGTGTTGGAAGAGCTAAAAGCATTACCAAATATTTTCCAAGTAACTAGAATTGATGATGAAATATAA
- the rpmB gene encoding 50S ribosomal protein L28 has translation MARKCVVTGRKTRSGNSRSHAMNANKRTWGANLQKVRILVNGKPKRVYVSARALRSGKVERV, from the coding sequence ATGGCACGTAAATGCGTTGTTACTGGTAGAAAAACTCGCTCAGGTAACTCTCGTTCACACGCGATGAACGCTAACAAACGTACTTGGGGCGCAAACCTTCAAAAAGTTCGCATCTTAGTTAACGGAAAACCAAAAAGAGTATATGTATCTGCTCGCGCTTTAAGATCAGGTAAAGTTGAGCGAGTTTAA
- a CDS encoding thiamine diphosphokinase has translation MTTIALVAGGPRENLANLTKYHSEDVIWVGIDRGSRYLLDFNLPLHYAFGDFDSISAKELENLKTKIPDLNTLPSEKDKTDTEIALDWCISQKPDQIFIFGATGGRLDHLLGNIHLLIKSTSTQSKIDIIDQQNQITLYTAGTYTVKRQIEWNYISFVAISADIYGLTLNGFKYPLKNCHIRLGSTLCISNELISDVGTFSFRDGILLMIRSRD, from the coding sequence ATGACAACAATAGCTCTTGTGGCAGGTGGACCGAGGGAAAACCTTGCCAACTTAACAAAATATCATTCTGAAGATGTGATTTGGGTTGGTATTGATAGAGGGTCTCGCTATCTTTTAGATTTTAACTTACCTTTACATTATGCATTTGGAGATTTTGATTCAATCTCAGCTAAGGAACTTGAAAATTTAAAGACAAAAATACCTGACTTAAACACATTGCCTTCTGAAAAGGATAAGACTGATACAGAGATTGCATTAGATTGGTGCATATCTCAAAAGCCGGATCAAATTTTTATCTTTGGAGCAACCGGAGGAAGACTTGATCATTTGCTGGGCAATATTCACCTTCTAATAAAATCCACTTCAACTCAATCGAAAATTGACATAATCGATCAACAAAATCAAATCACGCTCTATACCGCTGGTACATATACAGTAAAGAGGCAAATTGAGTGGAACTATATTTCCTTTGTTGCTATAAGTGCTGATATATATGGTTTAACTTTAAATGGATTTAAATATCCATTAAAAAACTGTCATATCAGGCTTGGCTCAACATTATGTATTAGTAATGAACTCATTAGTGATGTTGGTACTTTTTCTTTCCGGGATGGCATATTATTAATGATAAGAAGCCGAGATTAA
- the spoVM gene encoding stage V sporulation protein SpoVM, with protein MKFYTIKLPKFLGGIVRAMLGSFKKD; from the coding sequence ATGAAATTTTATACGATTAAGCTACCGAAGTTTTTAGGAGGAATTGTTCGAGCAATGCTCGGTTCGTTTAAAAAAGATTAA
- a CDS encoding Asp23/Gls24 family envelope stress response protein: MSIELKTKYGQIDISNEVIATVAGGAAIDCYGIVGMASKNQIKDGLTDILRKENFSRGVIVRQDDDSINIDMYIIVSYGTKISEVAHNVQTKVKYTLDQTVGLAVDSVNIFVQGVRVANP; encoded by the coding sequence ATGTCCATTGAATTAAAAACAAAGTACGGACAAATCGATATTTCAAACGAGGTCATTGCAACCGTTGCAGGTGGTGCAGCTATTGACTGCTATGGTATTGTTGGAATGGCATCAAAGAATCAAATAAAAGACGGTCTTACGGATATCCTAAGAAAAGAAAACTTTAGCAGAGGCGTAATCGTTCGTCAGGATGACGATTCGATAAATATAGATATGTATATCATCGTCAGCTATGGTACAAAAATTTCTGAAGTCGCACATAACGTTCAAACGAAAGTGAAGTATACGTTAGATCAGACGGTTGGACTTGCTGTTGATTCTGTTAACATTTTTGTACAAGGTGTTCGTGTTGCGAACCCGTAG